The Akkermansia muciniphila genome contains a region encoding:
- a CDS encoding thioredoxin family protein produces MTSIQFFYSRDFPGNALRSNARQALEHLGMNVEIQETEASPGQAECTLPALAIDGEIVVSGVEPSVRELELLLEDRARMQEEESFCGACGMECGGMNGAEGCAGCGKNGGHPGMAGKIIGFVILLIILFTAVKILS; encoded by the coding sequence ATGACCAGCATTCAATTCTTCTACAGCCGGGACTTCCCGGGAAACGCCCTGCGCTCCAACGCCCGCCAGGCGCTGGAGCATCTGGGCATGAATGTGGAAATACAGGAGACGGAAGCCTCTCCGGGACAGGCTGAATGCACGCTGCCCGCCCTCGCCATTGACGGGGAAATCGTCGTTTCCGGCGTGGAGCCTTCCGTGCGTGAGCTGGAACTCCTCCTTGAAGACCGCGCGCGGATGCAGGAAGAGGAATCCTTCTGTGGAGCGTGCGGCATGGAGTGCGGCGGCATGAATGGTGCGGAGGGCTGCGCCGGGTGCGGGAAGAACGGAGGGCACCCCGGCATGGCGGGCAAAATCATCGGCTTTGTGATCCTGCTCATCATCCTGTTCACGGCGGTAAAAATCCTCTCCTGA
- a CDS encoding serine hydrolase has translation MKKLSLFLLTLACVFQFSARAQEKPSYIAIEANSGKLLFSSNAEARRPVASLSQVATAMVALDWVARTRLPLDTFIAVPQEAFGLRAGNPMDLQPGDRLTLRDALYSTLLGSDNVSALTVASFVGRDLVSRRGGGSPIGAFVTEMNNLARSLKMSKTRFTAPHGLDAGNSVSESCALDMALLGAYSMQNPAFCYIVSQASRRIGVQSQTKGMTMYDISNNNKLMSSPGVDGIKAGTSRAAGPCLLLSVTRNAISRRSPQTGTEVIYPQRMIIVVLGSAQRYPLAKQMMTSGWRVWENWQASGMDMKDPKEFVQLPVKSGAEKR, from the coding sequence ATGAAAAAGCTATCTCTATTCCTCCTGACCCTGGCCTGTGTATTCCAGTTCTCCGCCCGGGCGCAGGAAAAGCCCAGTTACATCGCCATTGAGGCCAATTCCGGCAAACTCCTTTTCAGCTCCAATGCGGAAGCCAGAAGGCCAGTAGCCAGCCTTTCCCAGGTAGCCACCGCCATGGTCGCGCTGGACTGGGTGGCCCGCACGCGCCTGCCGCTGGACACCTTCATCGCCGTTCCCCAGGAGGCGTTCGGACTCCGCGCCGGCAATCCCATGGACCTTCAGCCGGGCGACCGCCTGACGCTTCGGGACGCGCTGTACTCCACCCTGCTGGGCTCGGACAACGTGTCCGCCCTGACGGTCGCCTCCTTTGTGGGCCGTGATTTGGTCTCCCGCCGTGGCGGCGGCTCCCCCATTGGCGCCTTCGTGACGGAAATGAACAATCTGGCCCGCTCCCTGAAGATGTCCAAGACGCGCTTCACCGCCCCCCACGGGCTGGATGCGGGCAACTCCGTTTCCGAATCCTGCGCGCTGGACATGGCCCTGCTGGGCGCGTACAGCATGCAGAATCCGGCCTTCTGCTACATTGTCTCCCAGGCGAGCCGCCGCATCGGCGTGCAGTCCCAGACCAAGGGAATGACGATGTACGACATCTCCAACAACAACAAGCTCATGAGCTCCCCCGGCGTGGACGGCATCAAGGCGGGCACCTCCCGCGCCGCCGGCCCCTGCCTGCTGCTCAGCGTCACGCGCAACGCCATTTCCCGCCGCAGTCCCCAGACGGGCACGGAGGTGATTTACCCCCAGCGCATGATCATTGTGGTGCTGGGCTCTGCGCAACGTTACCCCCTGGCCAAGCAGATGATGACCAGCGGCTGGCGGGTGTGGGAAAACTGGCAGGCTTCCGGCATGGACATGAAGGACCCCAAGGAGTTCGTCCAGCTTCCCGTGAAATCTGGAGCAGAGAAGCGATAG
- a CDS encoding ATP-dependent 6-phosphofructokinase gives MNIGVLNSGGDSPGLNAVIEGVVGAASRRGWNVVGFYDGFEGLLSTEDDERFEWLTPAGCRGLRAKGGTILGTVNKGNFAIKVGVDQKGAIEPAVLEKTKATIRRLGLDALIVVGGDGSQSTALLLSEIGLPVVGVPKTIDNDLGATDVTFGFYSAVSIVSESLDRLETTANAHQRMMVVEVMGRHAGWIALEGGIAGSADVILLPEIPFSIENVVECIKARKAAGQREILVVVSEGARLADELVLLDEKTQGEVRLGGIGKVISKKLEEATGIETRSCVLGHIQRGGSPCAYDRILGVRFGSYAVELVEKGKFSCMVALRGTKMTAVPIEEAVKTLKLVDPDCQLVRTARDLGVCFGD, from the coding sequence ATGAACATCGGTGTTTTGAATAGCGGGGGTGACTCTCCCGGGTTGAATGCAGTTATTGAAGGTGTCGTGGGCGCGGCTTCCCGCCGCGGCTGGAACGTTGTCGGTTTTTACGATGGGTTTGAGGGACTTCTGTCCACGGAGGATGATGAACGGTTTGAATGGCTGACCCCTGCCGGATGCCGCGGATTGCGCGCCAAGGGAGGCACCATCCTGGGAACCGTGAACAAGGGAAACTTCGCCATCAAGGTGGGCGTGGACCAGAAAGGGGCGATTGAGCCCGCCGTGCTGGAAAAGACAAAAGCCACCATCCGGCGGCTGGGCCTGGATGCCCTGATCGTCGTCGGCGGGGACGGCTCCCAGTCCACGGCCCTTTTGCTTTCTGAAATAGGCCTTCCCGTGGTGGGAGTGCCCAAGACCATTGACAACGACCTGGGCGCGACGGACGTGACCTTCGGCTTCTACAGCGCCGTTTCCATCGTCTCCGAATCCCTGGACCGCCTGGAAACCACGGCGAACGCGCACCAGCGCATGATGGTGGTGGAAGTGATGGGGCGCCATGCGGGGTGGATTGCCCTGGAAGGCGGCATCGCCGGAAGCGCGGATGTGATTCTGCTGCCGGAAATTCCGTTCTCCATTGAAAATGTGGTGGAATGCATCAAGGCGCGCAAGGCTGCCGGGCAGCGGGAAATTCTGGTGGTGGTGTCCGAAGGCGCGCGCCTGGCGGATGAACTGGTGCTGCTGGATGAAAAGACCCAGGGGGAAGTACGCCTGGGAGGCATCGGCAAAGTGATCTCTAAAAAACTGGAGGAAGCTACAGGTATTGAAACCCGCTCCTGCGTGCTGGGCCACATCCAGCGCGGCGGCTCCCCTTGCGCCTATGACCGCATTCTGGGCGTCCGGTTCGGCAGTTACGCCGTGGAACTGGTGGAAAAGGGCAAGTTCAGCTGCATGGTGGCCCTGCGGGGGACCAAGATGACGGCCGTCCCCATTGAGGAGGCCGTGAAGACCCTGAAGCTGGTGGACCCGGACTGCCAGCTTGTGCGCACGGCGCGTGACCTGGGCGTGTGCTTCGGGGACTGA
- a CDS encoding DUF805 domain-containing protein, with translation MPDTPATPATPATPATPATPATPATPATPATPATPATPATPATPATPAASSAPAAPAPSPALPSPSSPLACWKKGFRHYADFRGCASRAEFWWFMALPLLALIPALAGYILTDWLHIPDTRLSIYGDALTILLWAALIVPCAAAAFRRLHDTGRSGFWVLSLLLPFGLGHLIFFYLTLGESKTAGNKYCRRTDIPPASAPVTAGDTPEKPFTPFYLYWLISLRKLTTLAGRASRAEFWSFFLLSVLLFLPLGYSMIDVDSNPLGFYVSPSRQILAYTTHPQDALILLAHACFNPTFYFFYQSGELSMLSLELLATVAGLNILFNIPVAVRRLHDSNLSGKFILIPILIFIVTFVLVFLLRLIPGDMAPYVAYLAMASNLMDLFSILFLSMMLLKSSSGANDYGVLPQKITVS, from the coding sequence ATGCCGGACACCCCTGCTACCCCTGCTACCCCTGCTACCCCTGCTACCCCTGCTACCCCTGCTACCCCTGCTACCCCTGCTACCCCTGCTACCCCTGCTACCCCTGCTACCCCTGCTACCCCTGCTACCCCTGCTACCCCTGCTGCTTCCTCTGCTCCCGCCGCTCCGGCACCTTCCCCCGCCCTTCCTTCCCCTTCATCCCCCCTTGCCTGCTGGAAAAAAGGGTTCCGGCATTATGCGGATTTCCGGGGCTGCGCCTCCCGCGCGGAATTCTGGTGGTTCATGGCGCTTCCCCTCCTGGCCCTGATTCCGGCCCTGGCGGGGTACATCCTGACGGACTGGCTCCATATTCCGGATACAAGGTTGAGCATTTACGGAGACGCGCTGACCATCCTCCTGTGGGCGGCCCTGATCGTTCCCTGCGCCGCGGCGGCATTCAGGCGCCTGCATGACACGGGCAGAAGCGGCTTCTGGGTTCTTTCCCTGCTGCTTCCCTTCGGCCTGGGGCACCTGATCTTTTTCTACCTGACGCTGGGTGAAAGCAAGACGGCCGGCAACAAGTACTGCCGCCGGACGGACATACCTCCCGCGAGCGCTCCCGTCACTGCCGGAGACACGCCTGAAAAGCCCTTCACGCCGTTTTACCTTTACTGGCTCATCAGCCTCAGGAAGCTGACCACGCTGGCCGGACGCGCCTCCCGTGCGGAGTTCTGGTCCTTCTTCCTCCTTTCCGTGCTTCTGTTCCTGCCGCTGGGCTACAGCATGATCGACGTGGACAGCAATCCGCTGGGGTTCTATGTTTCCCCTTCCCGGCAAATTCTGGCGTACACCACCCATCCGCAGGATGCCCTCATCCTGCTGGCCCACGCCTGTTTCAATCCCACCTTTTACTTTTTCTACCAGTCCGGGGAGCTGAGCATGCTTTCCCTGGAGCTTCTGGCCACCGTGGCCGGGCTCAACATCCTGTTCAACATACCGGTGGCCGTACGGCGCCTGCATGACAGCAACCTGAGCGGAAAATTCATCCTGATTCCCATCCTGATTTTCATCGTCACCTTCGTGCTGGTTTTCCTGCTGCGCCTGATTCCGGGGGATATGGCCCCTTACGTGGCCTATCTGGCCATGGCCTCCAATCTGATGGACCTGTTTTCCATCCTCTTCCTGTCCATGATGCTGCTCAAAAGCTCTTCCGGCGCCAATGACTACGGCGTGCTTCCGCAAAAAATAACCGTATCCTGA